From the Pseudomonas putida genome, one window contains:
- the rnr gene encoding ribonuclease R, giving the protein MADWQSLDPEAAREAEKYDNPIPSRELILQRLADRGEPAAREELAAEFGLYEEDQIEALRRRLRAMERDGQLIYTRRGTYAPVDKLDLICGRVSGHRDGFGFLIPDDGSDDLFLSPSQMRLVFDGDRGLARVSGVDRRGRREGVLVEVISRAHESVVGRYFEEGGIGYVTPDNPKIQQEVLVTAGRNGGAKIGQFVEIKITHWPTPRFQPQGDVVEVIGNYMAPGMEIDVALRSYDIPHVWPNDVVKEARKFRSEVEEKDKEKRIDLRHLPFVTIDGEDARDFDDAVYCEPLGKLRMFSGGWRLYVAIADVSSYVRLGSALDNEAQQRGNSVYFPERVVPMLPEELSNGLCSLNPHVDRLAMVCEMTMNKAGQMVDYQFYEGVIHSHARLTYNKVSSMLEHARTREGKALREEYKEVLPDLKNLYNLYKVLLDARHARGAIDFETQETRIIFGDERKIAEIRPTVRNDAHKLIEECMLAANVATAAFLQKHEVPALYRVHDGPPPERLEKLRAFLGELGLSLHKGKDPSPKDYQALLASIAGRPDFHLIQTVMLRSLSQAVYSTDNNGHFGLNYEAYTHFTSPIRRYPDLLVHRAIRSIIRSKVDTPHVKRAGAMSIPKARIYPYDVNALDQLGEQCSMTERRADEATRDVVNWLKCEFMKDRVGETFPGVITAVTGFGLFVELTDIYVEGLVHVSALPGDYYHFDPVHHRLSGERTGRSFRLGDTIEVKVMRVDLDERKIDFEVSEQQLNAPIGRKGRGAAAPAAEKSEKSEPAVEAKATPKPRSRKSETAEAYFPKDAVQRNAEVRKSREMKKALMSEARTSGHASSKSDKGGKPSGKPTKHRKGPPKSGAPRKSKNKS; this is encoded by the coding sequence GCGGCAGAGTTCGGTCTCTATGAAGAAGACCAGATCGAAGCCCTGCGTCGCCGCCTGCGGGCCATGGAGCGTGACGGCCAGCTTATCTATACCCGGCGCGGCACTTATGCCCCGGTAGACAAACTGGACCTGATCTGTGGCCGTGTCTCCGGCCACCGTGACGGCTTTGGCTTCCTTATCCCCGATGACGGCAGCGACGACCTGTTCCTCAGCCCGTCGCAGATGCGCCTGGTGTTCGACGGCGACCGCGGCCTGGCCCGCGTCTCGGGCGTCGACCGCCGTGGCCGTCGCGAAGGCGTGCTGGTCGAAGTCATCTCCCGCGCCCATGAAAGCGTGGTCGGCCGCTACTTCGAAGAAGGCGGCATCGGCTACGTGACCCCGGATAACCCGAAGATCCAGCAGGAAGTGCTGGTGACCGCCGGGCGTAACGGTGGTGCCAAGATCGGCCAGTTCGTCGAGATCAAGATCACCCACTGGCCTACCCCGCGCTTCCAGCCGCAGGGCGATGTGGTCGAGGTGATCGGCAACTACATGGCGCCGGGCATGGAAATCGACGTTGCCCTGCGCAGCTACGACATTCCCCATGTCTGGCCCAACGATGTGGTCAAGGAGGCGCGCAAGTTCCGCTCCGAAGTCGAAGAGAAGGACAAAGAGAAGCGCATCGACCTGCGTCACCTGCCGTTCGTCACCATCGACGGCGAGGATGCCCGCGACTTCGATGACGCCGTCTACTGCGAACCGCTGGGCAAGCTGCGCATGTTCTCTGGCGGCTGGCGCCTGTATGTGGCCATCGCCGACGTCTCCAGCTACGTACGCCTGGGCTCGGCCCTGGACAACGAAGCCCAGCAGCGCGGCAACTCGGTGTACTTCCCCGAGCGCGTGGTGCCGATGCTCCCCGAAGAGCTGTCCAACGGCCTGTGCTCGCTGAACCCGCATGTCGATCGCCTGGCCATGGTCTGTGAAATGACCATGAACAAAGCCGGCCAGATGGTCGACTATCAGTTCTACGAAGGCGTTATCCACTCCCACGCCCGCCTGACCTACAACAAGGTCAGCAGCATGCTCGAACATGCCCGTACCCGTGAGGGCAAGGCGCTGCGCGAGGAGTACAAGGAGGTCCTGCCGGACCTGAAGAACCTGTACAACCTGTACAAGGTGCTGCTGGATGCCCGTCACGCCCGGGGTGCCATCGACTTCGAGACCCAGGAAACCCGCATCATCTTCGGTGACGAGCGCAAGATCGCGGAAATCCGCCCGACCGTGCGCAACGATGCCCACAAGCTGATCGAAGAATGCATGCTGGCGGCCAACGTCGCTACCGCTGCGTTCCTGCAGAAGCACGAAGTGCCAGCCCTGTATCGCGTGCACGACGGCCCGCCGCCGGAGCGCCTGGAAAAACTGCGTGCCTTCCTCGGCGAGCTGGGCCTGAGCCTGCACAAGGGCAAGGACCCGTCGCCGAAGGACTACCAGGCCCTGCTGGCGAGCATCGCCGGGCGCCCGGACTTCCACCTGATCCAGACCGTGATGCTGCGCTCGCTGAGCCAGGCGGTGTACAGCACCGACAACAACGGCCACTTCGGCTTGAACTACGAGGCGTACACCCACTTCACCTCGCCGATCCGCCGTTACCCGGACCTGCTGGTGCACCGCGCCATCCGCAGCATCATCCGTTCCAAGGTCGACACCCCGCACGTCAAACGTGCTGGCGCCATGAGCATCCCCAAGGCGCGTATCTACCCGTACGACGTGAACGCCCTCGACCAGCTCGGCGAGCAGTGCTCGATGACCGAGCGCCGCGCCGACGAAGCCACCCGTGACGTAGTCAACTGGCTCAAGTGCGAGTTCATGAAGGATCGCGTGGGCGAAACCTTCCCGGGTGTGATCACCGCGGTCACGGGTTTCGGCCTGTTCGTCGAACTGACCGACATCTATGTGGAAGGCCTGGTGCACGTCAGTGCGCTGCCGGGCGATTACTACCACTTCGACCCGGTGCACCACCGCCTGTCGGGCGAGCGTACCGGACGCAGCTTCCGCCTGGGCGACACCATCGAGGTCAAGGTCATGCGCGTCGACCTCGACGAGCGCAAGATCGACTTCGAAGTCTCCGAGCAGCAGCTCAATGCGCCGATTGGCCGCAAGGGGCGTGGTGCTGCCGCGCCAGCTGCCGAGAAGTCCGAAAAGTCCGAGCCAGCGGTCGAAGCCAAGGCCACGCCTAAGCCGCGCAGCCGCAAGAGCGAGACTGCCGAGGCGTACTTCCCGAAAGACGCCGTGCAGCGCAACGCCGAAGTGCGCAAGAGCCGTGAAATGAAAAAGGCGCTGATGAGCGAGGCGCGCACCAGCGGCCACGCCAGCAGCAAGTCGGACAAGGGCGGCAAACCGTCCGGCAAGCCGACC